A genomic stretch from Sulfuricella sp. includes:
- the miaA gene encoding tRNA (adenosine(37)-N6)-dimethylallyltransferase MiaA, translating into MNQHPPAIFLMGPTASGKTGVAVELVQHLPVEIISVDSALVYRDMNIGTAKPDAATLAVAPHHLIDVIDPARSYSAAQFRSDALRLMAEITARGNIPLLVGGTMLYFKALREGLNDLPQADPALRAELEARARQEGWPALHRELARLDPETAARLQPADAQRIQRALEVCLLSGTAMSELLAHEPQAGLPYRLLQLALLPGDRAVLHERIAQRFDAMLQQGLLGELEFLRQRYVLTPDLPSMRCVGYRQAWQHLEGKCNAAELRELGIIATRQLAKRQLTWLRGMEGVTEFDCLAADLAGRVRSHISTVIS; encoded by the coding sequence ATGAACCAACACCCCCCCGCCATTTTTCTCATGGGCCCTACCGCCAGCGGCAAGACCGGGGTGGCGGTGGAGCTGGTGCAGCACCTGCCGGTGGAGATCATCAGCGTGGATTCGGCGCTGGTGTACCGCGACATGAATATCGGCACCGCCAAGCCCGATGCGGCCACGCTGGCCGTGGCCCCGCACCATCTGATCGACGTCATCGACCCGGCCCGGAGCTATTCGGCCGCGCAATTCCGCAGCGATGCGCTGCGCCTGATGGCGGAGATCACGGCGCGCGGCAACATACCCTTGCTGGTGGGTGGCACCATGCTGTATTTCAAGGCGCTGCGCGAGGGGCTGAACGATCTGCCGCAGGCCGACCCGGCGCTGCGCGCGGAGCTCGAAGCGCGCGCGCGGCAGGAGGGCTGGCCGGCCCTGCACCGGGAGCTGGCGCGCCTCGACCCGGAGACGGCGGCGCGACTGCAGCCAGCCGATGCGCAACGCATCCAGCGCGCGCTGGAAGTCTGTCTGCTCAGCGGCACGGCAATGTCAGAGCTGCTGGCGCACGAACCGCAGGCCGGACTGCCCTATCGCCTGCTGCAACTGGCATTGCTGCCGGGCGACCGGGCGGTGCTGCATGAGCGCATTGCCCAGCGCTTCGACGCCATGCTGCAGCAGGGTTTGCTCGGGGAGCTGGAATTTCTCAGGCAGCGCTATGTGCTGACGCCGGACCTGCCCTCCATGCGCTGCGTCGGCTACCGCCAGGCGTGGCAGCATCTGGAGGGCAAATGCAATGCCGCTGAACTGCGTGAGCTGGGGATCATCGCCACCCGCCAGCTGGCGAAGCGCCAGCTGACCTGGCTCAGGGGGATGGAAGGGGTGACGGAGTTCGATTGCCTGGCTGCTGATCTGGCAGGGCGGGTGCGCAGCCATATCTCAACTGTAATTTCCTGA
- a CDS encoding ATP-binding protein: MPAGISWIKRRSLFRSTAATVATALIVFQLISLGAASYYVMLPIAKRSADDLASLMVLSAQTWVELPPQTREDFEIELAQRHNLWLFRATTPLPEVSHDFLPYLALLENALEARTGEAIEVKTTQWEQQWFWVEIPSGGYLLRIGFPKEHLGIRPPLAVLLILAATVALTLITAVILARRITRPLARLSEAATRIGQGNTPESLPETGPEELASLARTFNRMAFQVKELLANRTTLLAGVSHDLRTPLARMRLALEMLPEDSDPKNIDRLRRDMEEMNRLIGEFLALSRGLEKEAEQEIDLSQLLQELADHARNEGTEVEWQAQAACLRPAGPMALRRILGNLVGNAVRYGAGKPITLICECHPQASVIQVLDRGPGIPPEQLESVFRPFYRLESSRSVTTGGSGLGLAIARQLAEANGWKIELLAREGGGTEARLTLTR; encoded by the coding sequence ATGCCCGCTGGCATTTCCTGGATCAAGCGCCGCAGCCTGTTCCGCAGCACAGCCGCCACCGTCGCCACCGCCCTGATCGTATTCCAGCTGATCTCCCTGGGCGCAGCCTCGTATTACGTCATGCTACCCATCGCCAAGCGTTCCGCGGATGACCTGGCCTCGCTCATGGTGTTATCCGCCCAGACCTGGGTGGAATTGCCGCCGCAGACCCGCGAGGATTTCGAAATCGAGCTGGCTCAGCGCCACAATCTCTGGCTGTTCCGTGCCACCACCCCCCTGCCGGAAGTCAGCCATGACTTCCTCCCCTATCTGGCGTTGCTGGAGAACGCGCTTGAAGCACGCACCGGAGAAGCGATCGAGGTCAAGACCACGCAATGGGAACAACAGTGGTTCTGGGTCGAGATCCCCAGCGGTGGTTACCTGCTCCGCATCGGCTTTCCCAAGGAGCACCTCGGTATTCGCCCTCCACTGGCCGTGTTGCTGATACTGGCCGCGACCGTTGCGCTCACCCTGATCACTGCCGTCATCCTGGCACGGCGCATCACCCGTCCGCTGGCGCGGCTCTCCGAAGCAGCCACGCGCATCGGCCAGGGCAACACCCCGGAAAGCCTGCCTGAAACCGGCCCTGAAGAACTCGCCAGCCTGGCCCGGACCTTCAATCGCATGGCGTTCCAGGTCAAGGAACTGCTGGCCAACCGTACCACCCTGCTGGCGGGCGTTTCCCATGACCTGCGCACGCCGCTGGCGCGCATGCGCCTGGCGCTGGAAATGCTGCCCGAGGACAGCGATCCGAAAAACATCGACCGGCTGCGCCGCGACATGGAAGAAATGAACCGCCTCATCGGCGAGTTCCTGGCGCTCAGCCGTGGTCTGGAAAAGGAAGCGGAACAGGAGATCGATCTCAGCCAGCTGCTGCAGGAACTGGCGGACCACGCCAGGAATGAAGGCACCGAGGTGGAATGGCAAGCGCAGGCAGCGTGCCTGCGCCCGGCCGGCCCCATGGCATTGCGCCGCATCCTCGGCAACCTGGTCGGCAATGCCGTGCGCTATGGCGCGGGGAAACCCATCACGCTAATCTGCGAATGCCATCCCCAGGCCAGCGTGATCCAGGTGCTCGACCGCGGGCCGGGCATCCCGCCCGAACAACTGGAAAGCGTATTCCGCCCCTTCTACCGCCTGGAATCCTCGCGCAGCGTCACCACCGGCGGCAGCGGCCTGGGGCTCGCCATCGCCCGCCAGCTGGCGGAAGCCAATGGCTGGAAAATCGAGCTGCTGGCGCGCGAAGGCGGCGGCACCGAGGCGCGGCTGACGCTTACCCGGTAA
- a CDS encoding response regulator has product MENIKEHILVVDDDPGLRELLQQYLTEQGYEVAAVNDGTAMELHLAQQPADLVILDLMLPGEDGLTLARKLRAQGAQPIIMLSARGEDIDRIIGLEVGADDYLAKPFNPRELLARIRAVLRRKEGIKPEAEEPASGIFSFGPYRLDVNAHQLALNEEEVALTSGEFNLLRIFVEHPNRVLSRDLLMDLIKGYERTPFDRSIDVRVTRLRRKIEEDPAAPVYIRTVWGEGYLFSPQGKAS; this is encoded by the coding sequence ATGGAAAACATTAAAGAGCACATCCTGGTCGTTGATGACGACCCCGGCCTGCGCGAACTGCTGCAGCAATATCTGACGGAACAGGGCTACGAGGTTGCCGCCGTCAACGATGGCACCGCGATGGAGCTGCATCTGGCGCAACAGCCCGCGGACCTGGTGATTCTGGACCTGATGCTGCCGGGAGAAGACGGCCTGACCCTGGCACGCAAGCTGCGAGCACAGGGCGCTCAACCCATCATCATGCTGTCGGCGCGTGGCGAGGATATCGACCGCATTATCGGACTGGAGGTGGGCGCGGACGATTACCTCGCCAAGCCCTTCAATCCGCGCGAGTTGCTGGCACGCATCCGCGCCGTGCTGCGGCGCAAGGAAGGCATCAAGCCCGAGGCCGAAGAACCTGCCAGCGGAATTTTCAGCTTCGGCCCCTATCGGCTGGACGTCAACGCCCACCAGTTGGCGCTCAACGAAGAGGAAGTTGCGCTCACCTCCGGGGAGTTCAACCTGCTGCGGATTTTTGTCGAGCATCCCAACCGCGTCCTGAGCCGGGATCTGCTGATGGACCTGATCAAGGGTTACGAACGCACGCCCTTCGACCGCAGCATCGATGTCCGGGTGACGCGGCTGCGGCGCAAGATCGAGGAAGACCCGGCTGCCCCGGTCTATATCCGCACTGTATGGGGAGAAGGTTATCTGTTTTCCCCGCAGGGCAAGGCATCCTGA
- the xseA gene encoding exodeoxyribonuclease VII large subunit: MDQTVLTVGELNRHAKAVLEQTFPLMWVAGEISNFTRATSGHWYFTLKDGQAQVRCAMFRHKSQYTDFKPENGMQVEVRALVTLYEARGEFQLGVESMRRAGLGALFAAFEKLKSRLSLEGLFDQEQKQTLPAFPQQIGIITSPAAAALRDVLTTLRRRMPGIPALIYPVPVQGEGAAQKIAAAIQLAGQRKECDVLILCRGGGSIEDLWAFNEEVVARAIATCKIPIICGVGHETDITIADFTADRRAPTPTAAAELATPHRADLLQRLDMLKSGLARQTTRGLEQRMQRVDYLARRLLHPGTRILNQQQHLGHLAQRLRQAVPRQLEQHEWRVQRLASRLAAAAPATQDIETRLLHIRQRLERSMESGLQGHQANLQRLAANLQHLNPEAVLERGFSMVRTSSGGIVRSSAEISLDEEVSMTFAHGSATARVTRKEEAQ; this comes from the coding sequence ATGGATCAGACAGTTCTCACCGTCGGTGAGCTCAATCGCCACGCCAAAGCCGTACTGGAACAGACCTTTCCCCTGATGTGGGTGGCGGGTGAAATATCCAACTTCACCCGCGCCACTTCCGGGCACTGGTATTTCACCCTCAAGGACGGACAGGCGCAAGTCCGCTGCGCCATGTTCCGGCACAAGAGCCAGTACACGGATTTCAAGCCGGAAAACGGCATGCAGGTGGAAGTCCGTGCGCTGGTGACGCTGTATGAAGCACGCGGTGAATTCCAGCTGGGCGTCGAATCCATGCGCCGCGCCGGGCTGGGTGCGCTGTTCGCGGCATTCGAAAAACTGAAATCCAGATTAAGCCTGGAAGGCCTGTTCGATCAGGAACAGAAACAAACCCTGCCCGCCTTTCCGCAACAAATCGGCATCATCACCTCCCCTGCTGCCGCTGCCCTGCGCGATGTACTCACCACTCTGCGGCGGCGCATGCCGGGTATCCCCGCGCTGATCTACCCGGTTCCGGTACAGGGCGAAGGCGCGGCACAGAAAATTGCCGCAGCCATCCAGCTGGCAGGGCAGCGCAAGGAATGCGATGTACTGATCCTGTGCCGGGGCGGCGGCAGTATCGAGGATTTATGGGCATTCAACGAAGAAGTCGTGGCACGTGCCATCGCCACATGCAAAATCCCCATCATCTGCGGGGTGGGTCATGAAACCGACATCACCATTGCGGATTTCACCGCCGACCGGCGCGCCCCTACACCGACAGCCGCGGCAGAGCTGGCCACGCCTCACCGCGCCGACCTGCTGCAACGCCTCGACATGCTGAAGTCCGGACTGGCGCGCCAGACCACGCGGGGCCTGGAACAACGCATGCAGCGGGTTGATTATCTGGCGCGCCGTCTGCTCCACCCCGGCACGCGCATCCTGAACCAGCAACAACACCTGGGGCATCTGGCACAACGCCTCAGGCAAGCCGTCCCGCGCCAGCTGGAACAGCATGAGTGGCGCGTGCAACGCCTCGCCAGCCGGCTCGCGGCAGCTGCACCTGCAACACAGGATATCGAAACCCGGCTGCTCCACATCAGGCAGCGCCTGGAGCGCAGCATGGAATCGGGGCTGCAAGGCCATCAGGCCAACCTGCAACGCCTCGCCGCCAATCTGCAGCACCTTAATCCCGAAGCAGTGCTGGAACGGGGATTCAGCATGGTGCGCACAAGCAGCGGCGGCATCGTGCGCAGCAGTGCGGAGATCTCGCTGGATGAGGAAGTTTCCATGACTTTTGCCCATGGCAGTGCCACGGCTCGGGTAACGCGTAAAGAGGAAGCCCAATGA
- a CDS encoding YajD family HNH nuclease has protein sequence MTKPVTPDHARLDRIVAEARRHGSEREATYRGQALKLFPWICGRCGREFAGARLRELTVHHKDHNHDNNPADGSNWELLCLYCHDNEHSRVMDEEVRGRNPDTASGATFNPFADLKARLKDKGIS, from the coding sequence ATGACCAAACCTGTCACCCCCGATCACGCAAGACTTGACCGTATCGTTGCCGAGGCGCGTCGCCATGGCAGCGAGCGTGAAGCCACTTATCGCGGGCAAGCGCTCAAATTATTTCCGTGGATTTGCGGCCGTTGTGGCCGTGAGTTTGCAGGGGCGCGCTTACGCGAGCTGACGGTGCACCACAAAGACCACAATCACGACAATAACCCGGCGGATGGCAGCAACTGGGAACTGCTCTGCCTGTATTGCCACGACAATGAACATTCCCGCGTGATGGATGAGGAAGTGCGCGGGCGGAATCCGGATACCGCATCCGGGGCAACCTTCAATCCATTCGCCGATCTGAAAGCACGGCTGAAAGATAAGGGCATAAGCTAA
- a CDS encoding NAD(P)-binding domain-containing protein: protein MININFTPLSSMSDFSFYLVPALFALAAVTLHMRTHRKRSCRHAEILKESVASGLTEPPSLHPVVDTSICIGSGSCAKACPESAMGIINGKGLLVNPTHCIGHGACAASCPVGAIKLVFGTAKRGMEIPHVTPEFETNVPGLFIAGELGGMGLIRNAVKQGTQAIGTIAGRARGRADFDVVIVGAGPAGISASLAAKQSNLRYITIEQEDSLGGTTYHYPRNKLVMTAPMNLPLVGEIKVREVSKEALMEIWRDILDKTRLDIRFSERMDEITQEDGIFVLKTSKGSYRTANILLAIGRRGTPRKLGAKGEEHPKVVYRLIEAEQYSQQHVLVVGGGDSALEAALDVSDQPGTTVTLSYRSDAFSRVKPKNRDRLEQAIDRQRIQVILESSVREITPDLVRLKKGEEIIELPNQAIIVCAGGELPTPMLKKIGIQVEARYGT, encoded by the coding sequence ATGATTAATATCAATTTTACACCCCTCTCGTCCATGTCCGATTTTTCCTTTTACCTGGTTCCAGCCCTGTTCGCCCTGGCCGCGGTCACGCTGCATATGCGCACGCACCGGAAACGCTCCTGCCGTCATGCCGAAATACTGAAGGAGTCCGTGGCATCCGGCCTGACCGAGCCTCCCTCGCTGCACCCGGTTGTTGATACCTCCATATGCATAGGCTCGGGTTCCTGTGCGAAGGCCTGCCCGGAAAGCGCCATGGGCATCATCAACGGCAAGGGACTACTGGTTAACCCGACGCACTGCATCGGCCATGGCGCCTGCGCTGCATCATGCCCGGTCGGCGCGATCAAGCTGGTTTTCGGCACAGCCAAGCGTGGCATGGAAATCCCTCACGTCACACCTGAATTCGAAACCAACGTGCCTGGCCTGTTCATCGCGGGTGAGCTGGGGGGCATGGGGCTGATCCGCAACGCCGTGAAGCAGGGCACCCAGGCCATCGGCACCATCGCAGGCCGTGCCAGGGGCCGTGCCGATTTTGACGTCGTCATCGTTGGCGCCGGGCCGGCTGGCATCTCCGCCTCGCTCGCCGCCAAGCAGAGCAATTTGCGCTATATCACCATCGAGCAGGAAGACTCACTCGGCGGCACGACCTACCACTATCCGCGTAACAAGCTGGTGATGACCGCGCCGATGAACCTCCCCCTGGTCGGCGAAATCAAGGTGCGCGAGGTCAGCAAGGAAGCATTGATGGAAATCTGGCGTGACATACTGGACAAAACCAGGCTGGATATCCGCTTCAGCGAACGAATGGATGAAATCACGCAGGAAGACGGCATATTCGTGCTCAAGACCAGCAAGGGAAGCTACCGTACCGCCAATATCCTGCTCGCCATCGGCCGGCGCGGCACACCACGCAAGCTGGGCGCCAAGGGCGAAGAACACCCCAAAGTTGTTTACCGCCTGATCGAAGCGGAACAGTACAGCCAGCAGCACGTACTGGTGGTCGGCGGCGGGGATAGTGCGCTGGAAGCCGCTCTGGATGTCAGCGATCAGCCTGGCACCACGGTCACCTTATCCTACCGGAGCGATGCCTTCAGCCGGGTCAAACCGAAAAATCGCGACCGGCTCGAACAGGCCATCGACAGGCAGCGCATTCAGGTGATTCTCGAATCCAGCGTCAGGGAAATCACCCCCGATCTGGTCAGGCTGAAGAAAGGGGAAGAGATAATCGAACTGCCAAACCAGGCGATCATCGTCTGTGCAGGCGGTGAGCTGCCCACTCCCATGCTCAAGAAAATCGGCATCCAGGTGGAAGCACGCTATGGCACCTGA